The following are encoded together in the Microbacterium hatanonis genome:
- a CDS encoding glucose-6-phosphate dehydrogenase — MRVVSSADWRDGIPFETPMIVADVAPGEPTRCFTCGSAAEPKPRTELWVVKHRHPNDHGGFVRFYCADHRPVFAAPVTETVGRSRPAPNRERRAPAARREPVVEKQRETCPNCFVEVTATGECGMCGWAA, encoded by the coding sequence ATGAGAGTGGTCTCGTCAGCCGACTGGCGTGACGGCATCCCGTTCGAGACGCCGATGATCGTCGCGGACGTCGCCCCGGGCGAGCCGACCCGATGCTTCACGTGCGGCTCAGCGGCCGAACCGAAGCCGCGCACCGAGCTCTGGGTCGTGAAGCACCGCCATCCGAACGATCACGGGGGTTTCGTCCGCTTCTACTGCGCCGACCACCGTCCGGTCTTCGCGGCTCCCGTGACCGAGACGGTGGGCCGTTCGCGGCCCGCACCGAATCGCGAACGTCGAGCGCCCGCCGCCCGTCGGGAGCCGGTCGTCGAGAAGCAGCGCGAGACCTGTCCGAACTGCTTCGTCGAGGTCACAGCGACCGGCGAGTGCGGTATGTGCGGGTGGGCCGCCTGA
- a CDS encoding DUF1990 family protein has product MTDPSSVVWPAVDTAFRRSEVSSVVGRGDDVWIRASADLLHWRVKTRSGFAVVGPAPVSVGDRPLIRVRLLGISVVEPVEVVHVVMERDRVGFAYRTLPGHPVRGEEAFIVDRDDDGVVSITVRSLTARSDVAGWRAVHPILRVAQRIARRRYLRALS; this is encoded by the coding sequence GTGACTGATCCGTCCTCGGTCGTGTGGCCCGCCGTCGACACGGCTTTCCGTCGCTCGGAGGTGTCGTCCGTCGTCGGGAGAGGCGACGACGTCTGGATACGCGCGTCGGCGGATCTTCTGCATTGGCGCGTCAAGACGCGGAGCGGCTTCGCCGTGGTGGGTCCGGCGCCGGTCTCCGTCGGAGATCGGCCTCTCATCCGCGTTCGTCTCCTGGGTATCAGCGTGGTCGAGCCGGTCGAGGTCGTTCACGTGGTGATGGAGCGGGACCGCGTCGGCTTCGCGTACCGCACCCTCCCCGGGCACCCCGTGCGCGGTGAGGAGGCGTTCATCGTGGATCGCGACGACGACGGCGTGGTCAGCATCACCGTGCGATCCCTCACCGCGCGCTCCGACGTGGCGGGCTGGCGTGCGGTGCATCCGATCCTGCGCGTGGCGCAACGGATCGCTCGTCGTCGATACCTTCGCGCACTGTCCTGA
- a CDS encoding RidA family protein, with protein sequence MPRAVQLIRSSALSNVAEYAYAATAPKDARLIFLAGACPLDAEGATVGRGDVAAQAEACVETMKLALEASGATMNDVISTRVLVASTRQSDLIAAWEVVRDAFGEHDVPSTLLGVTVLGYADQLVEIESVAAVLDAEAPS encoded by the coding sequence ATGCCTCGCGCCGTTCAGCTGATCAGATCCTCCGCCCTCTCGAACGTCGCCGAGTACGCGTACGCGGCCACGGCCCCGAAGGACGCACGGCTGATCTTCCTCGCCGGAGCGTGCCCGCTCGACGCCGAGGGCGCGACCGTCGGACGCGGTGATGTCGCCGCGCAGGCCGAGGCGTGCGTCGAGACGATGAAGCTCGCGTTGGAGGCCTCCGGCGCCACGATGAACGACGTGATCAGCACCCGCGTCCTGGTCGCCTCCACACGCCAGAGCGATCTGATCGCGGCATGGGAGGTCGTGCGCGACGCCTTCGGAGAGCACGACGTGCCGAGCACGCTGCTCGGAGTCACCGTGCTCGGGTACGCCGACCAGCTCGTCGAGATCGAATCGGTCGCCGCAGTTCTCGACGCGGAAGCGCCGTCGTGA
- a CDS encoding MBL fold metallo-hydrolase, whose translation MRVTKYEHAALRLEVAGKALLIDPGAFTSPLDDLQNVVGVVITHEHPDHWTADHLDRILRAVPGVPVYAPEGVAKAAAGFDITVVHPGDTVALDPFSLEFFGGTHEVIHSSIPTVDNVGVLVNGDFYYPGDSYALPKGHDIALLAAPLGAPWLKVGDAMDFVLAVKPRRAFGTHDMTVSQIGRDMHRARLTWAVEENGGEFVSLDPGDSTDL comes from the coding sequence ATGCGAGTGACGAAGTACGAACATGCCGCCCTCCGACTCGAGGTCGCGGGCAAGGCCCTCCTGATCGATCCCGGCGCCTTCACCAGTCCGCTCGACGACCTGCAGAACGTCGTCGGTGTCGTCATCACCCACGAGCACCCCGATCATTGGACGGCCGATCACCTCGACCGCATCCTCAGAGCCGTGCCCGGAGTGCCCGTCTACGCGCCCGAAGGAGTTGCGAAGGCCGCTGCGGGCTTCGACATCACGGTCGTGCATCCCGGCGACACCGTGGCCCTCGATCCGTTCTCACTCGAGTTCTTCGGCGGAACCCACGAGGTCATCCACTCCTCGATCCCCACCGTCGACAACGTCGGGGTTCTCGTCAATGGGGACTTCTACTACCCGGGCGACTCCTATGCCCTGCCGAAGGGGCATGACATCGCCCTCCTCGCCGCACCGCTCGGGGCTCCGTGGCTCAAGGTCGGCGACGCCATGGACTTCGTGCTCGCGGTCAAACCCCGCCGTGCGTTCGGCACCCACGACATGACCGTGTCGCAGATCGGCCGCGACATGCACCGTGCGCGTCTCACGTGGGCGGTCGAGGAGAACGGCGGGGAGTTCGTCTCGCTCGATCCCGGCGACTCGACCGACCTCTGA